The window TCAGGCGAGCCCAGGGGGAGATCGGCCCCCGATTCTCCTGGCCGAAAAGCCCGGCGGACAACCCGAAGAGCGAGGCGCCACCGGCGGATAGAAGCTTCAGAAATTGCTGACGGCTGATTTCGTCGCTCATGGTTGGGAACCTAGTCTGGAATTTTTCGAAAACAAGGGTGGATATGAGTGAAAGCTTAGCCGGTCAATCTTAGTCTCACTGGAGCATTGCGTAAGCATAGATATTTACCAGCATTCGCATGCAGGCCTCTGGAAGGCCCGGCGGAGAGATCATGCGATCCCAGCCGCATTGAAGTCCGCTGAGGCTGATGATACCCGCCATGCGGGAACCGAGCATGATGCCATAGAGGCCATGTCTGGCCCATCGCGCATCGTAAATATTGTCGCAATACATGTGGGGCGGAATGCCTCCCGGAATTTGAAAGAAACAGTGAAAGACATCGTGGTCAGGCTTGAGCGGAACCACCTCACAGTCGGGTAGGATTGCCGTCAATACGCGGATCTGATCGGCGAGGAAGGCATCGGGATCTGCGGTCACATTCCGGTTGATGCAGGCATCGATCAAGAGGAAGCCGCCCCTGTGGATGTATTCGGCGAGATTGAGGCGGGCCTTGCTGTTGTCGACCGCTCCGATGCCTTGGGAAAACAGCATGGGGTATCGGCAAAGATCCTGCAGGTTTTCCACATCCGCGGCATACCATGTGGGATCCATGTTGAGGCTGGTGTTCTCTCGGATGAACTGTGCCAGCACGGGATCACTACCCGAATGCCGTTTCCAGTGCGGGCTTGGCGTCTGGAGTCTGGCCCAGCCGACTCGGTCTGCCCGCATTTTGGAAAAATCAGTGGACCGGGCGGAACTGAGAACTCCCAGCGAGAGGAGACAGAGGCATGTCAGAAGCCGGCTCATCACAGCAGGCGGTAACAGCGTCGGGTGACCAACTCCGTCGCATAGAAACCGAGGAGCAAAAGGAGGAGCGAAGACTCGTCCCAGAGAGGGCGGGTTCTCTTGCTATCCATCGATCGAGAGTCACCGGAAGGTGAGGGGAATGCTGCGGAGTCCTTGTCGATCAAGGTGCCGCCGGTCGCCTCGGCGAGTTGACGCATGCCTTCGATATCGGCTGGTGTATTGACTGTCTCAACCGTTTTTCCCTGCTGGGAGACGGGGAGCGAAATGCGGGCAATGTCGCCTGAACTGTTCTCGGCCGCGATCTCCCAGCGGCCTTCCTGATCCGGGGTGAAGCTGGCATCCCATGTGCCTTTTGAGTTGCTTCCACGCGCGACGAGCGGGAGCGCTACCCCGCGGGGAGTGGTGGCGGAGATTTTCGGAGGTTCCCCATGGTCCGAGCCCTCGACACGTACGGTGACTGGACGCGAGAGCGATGGGCTATCTCCGAGTCGGACGATTCTCAGTCCCTGGCCAGGGGTCTTGGAGGCGAGAGACAACATGAATTGTTGCCAGAAAGTCTCTGCATTGCGGGCAGAGCTGGGCAGAGAGAGTTTCCATCGCCAGAGCAGGTCGGTGGTCATCGCGGCTGCAAACCCCTGGCCGAATTGCTGACGGGCGATGAGCACTCGAGGTGTGCCGTTGGGCGAGCGATCGCGCGGGTGTACGGCGATGATCTCAGCGCCGGGCTTGGCACAGAGCACCTTTGCGTATTCGCTGAACTGTGGAGCATTTGGGCCGGGAGCGAAGAGTTTCGCTCGTGAAGAGGAGCGCAGTGCGGCAAAGGGAGTGAGTGGCTCGATCTCCTGTCGGCTCATGGCTTCCTCTGCGAAAGCGGTCTCGTCCGGCGACCTCGCTCCGCCGATCGCCTGCATGTGAAGCTGAAACGTCTGGGCTGCGGCATCCTCCTGAGATACACGATGACGCCGTTCGAAGACCACGGGCAGCATTTCTTCTATCGCGGTACCCGCAAAGTCCTGCGAAGCATTGCTATCCGGCGTGATAAAAAGGATCCCTCCTCCTCCTCGTACGTACTCGATCAAGGCTTGTTGCTGTTTGTCGGAAAGCTGGTCCGCAAAGGCATGGGCGAGGACGACAATCTGGTAGGATTTCAGCTCATCAGCATTTTCAGGCAGGTCATTGAGGACAGCGTGGCCTTGTGCTGGAGCTGTCATTTTCATTCCCAACGCCGGGTTGAGGATGCTGGCCATTTGGAAGCTCGGATCGCTCTGAAGAGCGGCTTGCAGAAAGCGATATCCCCACTGCAGTGCCCCCTGATAGTACAGTATGTCGACAGTCGTTTTGTCGATGATCCGGGTTGTGCTGGCTGAGTATTCCTGTCGGTCGAGGCTTCCCACGCGGAATTCCAATGGCATGGGACCGATTTCTTCCGCCGCGACCTCCACGGTCCACGGGATCGAGTTCCAGCCTGCCCGGACCTTGAGTTTTGATTCCGACAGCTTTTGATCTCGGCTCCAGAGCTCTACCGGGATCTCCGTGTCCCTGGCGGCTACTGCCTCGACGATGACGGCAGCGGGAAACCGGGTTTGCCGCAAAACCTGCGAGGGAGATTTGATTTCCTTGATATTGAGAAATTCGCCAGGCCGGGCCCGGTTATTGGCAGCAACGAAATATAGCGGAATGCCGGAGCGCTGAGCCAAGGAAGTGATCTCCGACGGGTCTTTCTGAGTGGTATCGAGACCATCGGTCAGGCAGACGATGGCTGCCGGAGAGCTTGCGAGGGTTTGCTGGATTGCATCGAGGAGATGGGTCTCTTCTCCTGCTTTGCCCTGCTTGGCCGCGTCGTCGAGGTTTGGGAATGATTCCGTGTTCGTGCTGAAGCGGATGTATTCGATCTGATCAAATTTCTCCTTCGCTTCCGGGCTGTGTTGTCGCCAGGCGCGCAGGGCATTTCCAAGCCGGGTCTCCTGGCGATTGTCTATCGCATCCATGCTGGCGGAGCGATCGACCAGCACGACGAGTTTGCGTCCGGCTTTCTTGTCCTTGTCCGAATCGTCGACGCGCACCGGATTAGCGAGGCAGAGCAATATCCCGGCAAGCAACGCAGTGCGGAGCAGAGTCAGACCCCAGCGCGCATGGGTAGGGAGCTTGCGCAGTGTCCGCTGGTAAGAAAGGGTGATCAACCCGAGACCGACGATGGCGATCAGCCCAAGTAATCCCCACGCGAGAACGGGCTGCTGCCCGTGAAGCCAGCCGCCGAAGTGCCATTCCATCCCGGCCTTCATTGGTTGGACTCCTTCGAGGGCTCGGGCTGGGGAGCGTTCATATAATCTCGGGACAGGCGTTCAAAGTAATCTGCGACGGCATCACGGTATGCCTCGGGAGCCTTGGCCGGGTCTTGAGCCTCAAGCTTGTGTTGGCGCTGGACCTGCTGAAGTTGGGCGCGCAGCAATGTGACAAT of the Terrimicrobium sacchariphilum genome contains:
- a CDS encoding DUF4159 domain-containing protein; this encodes MRADRVGWARLQTPSPHWKRHSGSDPVLAQFIRENTSLNMDPTWYAADVENLQDLCRYPMLFSQGIGAVDNSKARLNLAEYIHRGGFLLIDACINRNVTADPDAFLADQIRVLTAILPDCEVVPLKPDHDVFHCFFQIPGGIPPHMYCDNIYDARWARHGLYGIMLGSRMAGIISLSGLQCGWDRMISPPGLPEACMRMLVNIYAYAMLQ